The genome window GGCCGCTAAAGAAATACAAGACAATTAGTTCCTTTTTGTTGCCAAAGAACTTGTGAGGTATGTTCTTTTGAACGTAGTAGGCCTTTCCTTCGGATATGTCATAATCCTTGTTGTTTATTTTCAAGAATCCATCGCCATAAATCACATAGTATAGTTCGTCTGAATCGTGTGGTTCCTGGGTATCTTCCTCGTTTGGCTCTAGCACCAAGACTCCAGCTGCAAGGTTTTGCTTATTGATAAACGTGTGAAAGTACCCATCAGACTTTCTAATCTCGTCAATGTATTTTTTTATGTCAAATTCTATCTTCATGCAAAGTCACTTTTTTCGTTTTTTGCTATTCTTCTTTTGTAGTCGGTGTATTAAAAGTGAGAACAGTGCGCCTCCAGGAATGCCAACTAGTGTCCCGATGCTAACGTACGGTGCCAGAAAGAAGCCCCCAATCCAGAGTCCTCCATCAGTCGTAAATTCCATGAAGGTGCGCGGTCTTAACAGTAGCGATACGGTTTTTGATATCGTCCTTTCAGTTCCGGTGTCATCGGTGTATTTGACGGATACTTCAAACGGCAGCTTGTG of Candidatus Nitrosotenuis sp. DW1 contains these proteins:
- a CDS encoding cupin domain-containing protein, encoding MKIEFDIKKYIDEIRKSDGYFHTFINKQNLAAGVLVLEPNEEDTQEPHDSDELYYVIYGDGFLKINNKDYDISEGKAYYVQKNIPHKFFGNKKELIVLYFFSGPDS